A portion of the Cellulophaga algicola DSM 14237 genome contains these proteins:
- a CDS encoding CHAP domain-containing protein, which yields MLSKFKKRIVQILGVLILLVLCFFVFKKINLNPNYEVGQEIDSLNGVSVYYNGGVGNVDGRELTKDGYNLGLKYQCVEFVKRYYYDALKHKMPDSYGHAKDFFNPLVKDGELNTQRNLNQFINPSSAKPRVNDLLVYSGTLLNKYGHVAIISNVTANGIEIIQQNPGPFGDSRENYILVNEDGKWRITNDWIIGWLRK from the coding sequence ATGCTGAGTAAATTTAAAAAACGAATTGTACAAATACTAGGAGTATTGATATTATTGGTACTCTGCTTTTTTGTATTTAAGAAAATCAATCTAAATCCTAATTATGAAGTAGGACAAGAAATAGATTCTTTAAATGGAGTGTCTGTTTATTACAATGGGGGAGTAGGCAATGTTGATGGACGCGAACTAACAAAAGATGGTTATAATCTTGGACTGAAGTATCAATGTGTGGAATTTGTGAAACGCTACTATTATGATGCGCTAAAACATAAAATGCCAGATAGTTATGGGCATGCCAAAGATTTTTTTAATCCGCTTGTAAAAGATGGTGAACTAAATACACAACGTAATTTAAATCAATTTATAAACCCGAGTAGTGCTAAGCCTCGAGTGAATGATCTGTTAGTCTATTCAGGAACCCTTCTAAATAAGTATGGACATGTTGCTATTATATCAAATGTAACCGCTAACGGAATTGAAATTATTCAGCAAAATCCAGGACCTTTCGGGGACTCAAGAGAAAATTATATTCTTGTAAATGAAGATGGAAAATGGCGAATTACAAATGATTGGATTATAGGCTGGTTGCGGAAATAG
- a CDS encoding SDR family oxidoreductase: MSFTIENKVALVTGANRGIGKAIVESFVNHGAKKVYLAVRDISSTKELEAKYGNKVVTLKADVSSTAAINELAKQANDVDIVVNNAGIGTPYATIGKDVEEDFTAQLQVNAFGLLRIANAFAQQLEEKKGALVQLNSIASLKNFSQLSTYSASKAASYSLTQGLRTELGAKGVTVLSVHPGPIDTDMSAAAGFEGAAATTEVSEGIITALKAGDFHLFPDAMAKQVESAYQSFSDAIVLADF, encoded by the coding sequence ATGAGTTTCACAATAGAAAATAAAGTAGCTTTAGTAACAGGAGCAAATAGAGGTATCGGAAAAGCAATTGTAGAATCGTTTGTAAATCATGGTGCTAAAAAAGTTTATTTAGCAGTAAGAGATATATCTTCTACTAAAGAATTAGAAGCTAAATATGGCAATAAAGTGGTTACACTTAAAGCAGATGTGTCTAGCACTGCAGCTATAAATGAATTAGCAAAACAAGCTAATGACGTAGATATTGTTGTAAATAATGCTGGCATAGGAACACCTTACGCAACTATCGGTAAAGATGTAGAAGAAGATTTTACCGCACAATTGCAAGTAAATGCTTTTGGTTTATTACGTATAGCCAATGCATTTGCTCAACAATTAGAAGAGAAAAAAGGAGCTTTAGTACAATTAAACTCTATTGCTTCTCTAAAAAATTTCTCACAACTATCTACATACTCGGCCTCTAAGGCTGCATCTTATTCTTTAACACAGGGGTTAAGAACAGAATTAGGTGCTAAAGGGGTTACTGTGTTAAGTGTGCATCCAGGGCCTATTGACACAGATATGAGTGCTGCTGCTGGCTTTGAAGGTGCTGCGGCAACCACAGAAGTTTCTGAAGGTATTATTACTGCTTTAAAAGCTGGTGATTTTCATTTATTTCCAGATGCAATGGCCAAACAAGTAGAAAGTGCTTATCAAAGTTTTTCTGATGCTATTGTTCTAGCAGATTTTTAA
- a CDS encoding haloacid dehalogenase type II yields the protein MKYTLAFDVYGTLIDTAAVLNSLEKLIGKETATPFMNTWRDKQLEYSYRRGLMDKYIDFSICTQNALDYACIKFHIDLSDKQKGALLDEYKTLPAFDDVAEGLETLKKAGHRLFAFSNGSEEAVTKLLSTANILNYFEGVVSVENVKMFKPSPIVYTYFLATAKAKKEESWLISSNNFDVIGAKMYGMNSAWVQRSPDSIFDPWGVAPTAIVHKLTALVKKL from the coding sequence ATGAAATATACTTTAGCTTTTGATGTTTATGGTACGTTAATAGATACTGCCGCAGTATTAAATTCCTTAGAAAAATTAATCGGAAAAGAGACTGCAACACCTTTTATGAATACTTGGCGAGACAAGCAATTAGAGTATTCCTATAGACGTGGATTAATGGATAAATACATAGATTTTTCTATCTGTACACAGAATGCACTTGATTATGCCTGTATTAAATTCCATATAGATTTAAGTGACAAACAAAAGGGAGCACTTTTAGACGAATATAAAACATTACCGGCTTTTGATGATGTTGCAGAAGGACTAGAAACCTTAAAAAAAGCAGGTCATCGTTTATTTGCTTTTTCTAATGGAAGTGAAGAAGCTGTTACAAAACTCCTTTCTACTGCAAATATTTTAAATTACTTTGAAGGGGTGGTAAGTGTAGAAAACGTAAAAATGTTTAAGCCTAGTCCTATTGTGTACACTTATTTCTTAGCAACTGCTAAAGCTAAAAAAGAAGAAAGTTGGTTAATCTCTAGCAATAATTTTGACGTTATTGGTGCTAAAATGTATGGAATGAATAGTGCTTGGGTACAGCGTAGCCCTGATTCAATATTTGATCCTTGGGGAGTAGCCCCCACAGCAATAGTACACAAACTAACAGCTTTAGTTAAAAAATTATAG
- a CDS encoding YdcF family protein — MKFKNKKYIIVFGLLLGYFVLNSVRIYNYSFEYNEHKSDVAIVLGAGTNIGKLSPVFKERINHSILLYNKGIVKKIILTGGFGKGQKTIG, encoded by the coding sequence TTGAAATTTAAAAATAAAAAATATATAATAGTATTTGGATTGCTTCTAGGCTACTTTGTGCTTAATTCAGTCAGAATTTATAATTATTCATTTGAGTATAATGAACATAAATCTGATGTTGCAATAGTTCTTGGAGCTGGGACGAATATCGGAAAATTATCTCCAGTTTTTAAAGAAAGAATTAATCATAGTATTTTACTTTATAATAAAGGAATAGTTAAAAAAATCATTCTAACAGGAGGCTTTGGTAAAGGACAAAAAACAATAGGATAG
- a CDS encoding carboxymuconolactone decarboxylase family protein: MTTLKIQTIETAPEKSKSLLEDSKKAYGMIPGLHGVLATSPQLLKAYQDLHQLFTETSFNNDELTVVWQTINVEHACHYCVPAHTGIAKMMKVDDTIINALRDETPLADAKLEALRTMTLSLTRNRGNVSQEDLEAFYAAGYGEQQVLEIILGLSQKVISNYTNHIANTPVDEAFQKFAWSKK, encoded by the coding sequence ATGACAACTTTAAAAATTCAAACTATTGAAACTGCACCAGAAAAATCTAAATCATTATTAGAAGATTCTAAAAAAGCTTATGGTATGATTCCAGGTCTGCACGGTGTTTTAGCTACTTCACCTCAATTACTTAAAGCATACCAAGATTTACACCAACTATTTACAGAAACATCTTTTAATAATGATGAACTTACAGTAGTATGGCAAACAATTAACGTAGAGCATGCTTGTCATTATTGTGTACCTGCACATACTGGTATTGCAAAAATGATGAAAGTTGATGATACAATCATAAATGCTTTGCGTGATGAAACACCTCTTGCAGATGCTAAATTAGAAGCTTTACGTACGATGACATTATCGTTAACTCGTAACCGTGGCAATGTTTCTCAAGAAGATTTAGAAGCTTTTTATGCTGCTGGTTATGGTGAGCAACAAGTATTAGAAATTATTTTAGGGCTATCTCAAAAAGTGATAAGCAATTACACAAATCATATTGCTAATACTCCAGTAGACGAAGCATTCCAAAAATTTGCTTGGTCTAAAAAATAA
- a CDS encoding LysR family transcriptional regulator: MTIQQIKYFLELSSELHFWKTAEKVFISQSSLSRQIQSLENELGLKLFERDKRNVKLTDAGKFLQQHWTMTIKDLDQIQRQAKKIDEGVLGVVSISYPGSVAFNFLPNFLEIINTNLPDLKLELTEPNDDSHEKLLLDYQTDIAFSRDRIENENIDSLKLYSEPICIVVPENHWFDKASLNDLKVLQHEKFIISGLHKKTFFASLLRSLFVKYNFEPITSIESDFGGMILNLVSKGLGISILPYSFKFAKHKKVRFIELNEEIDLFISWRKNEQNKTIKKVVTFAKAIER; the protein is encoded by the coding sequence ATGACAATTCAGCAAATAAAATATTTTTTGGAGCTTTCAAGTGAACTGCATTTTTGGAAAACAGCAGAGAAAGTTTTTATTTCTCAATCTTCATTAAGCAGACAGATTCAATCTCTTGAAAATGAATTGGGACTAAAACTTTTTGAAAGAGATAAAAGAAATGTAAAACTTACGGATGCGGGTAAGTTTCTGCAACAACATTGGACGATGACCATAAAGGATCTAGATCAAATTCAAAGACAAGCAAAGAAAATTGACGAAGGAGTGCTTGGGGTCGTTTCTATTAGCTATCCGGGTTCAGTTGCCTTTAATTTTTTACCTAACTTCTTAGAAATTATAAATACAAACCTACCAGATTTAAAATTAGAATTGACAGAGCCGAATGATGATAGTCATGAAAAATTATTACTAGATTACCAGACAGACATTGCTTTTAGCAGGGATAGAATAGAGAATGAAAATATAGATTCTCTAAAATTATATTCGGAGCCAATCTGTATCGTTGTTCCGGAAAATCATTGGTTTGATAAGGCGTCCTTGAATGATTTAAAAGTATTACAACACGAAAAGTTTATTATATCGGGTTTGCATAAAAAAACGTTCTTTGCATCACTTTTAAGAAGCTTGTTTGTTAAATATAATTTTGAGCCAATAACAAGTATTGAATCTGATTTTGGAGGGATGATTTTAAATCTTGTTTCTAAGGGACTTGGGATTTCTATTCTACCCTATTCTTTTAAATTTGCCAAGCATAAAAAGGTTAGATTTATTGAGTTGAATGAAGAAATAGATTTATTTATTAGTTGGAGGAAAAATGAGCAAAATAAAACAATAAAAAAAGTAGTAACGTTTGCAAAAGCTATAGAAAGATAG
- a CDS encoding L-dopachrome tautomerase-related protein, whose translation MKTFSYIILLSLFLFSCKENVVKKTETASEAMQIATPEISEVTSFKGQQVTGISVTHEGRIFVNFPRWRTGVTNSVVEVLSATTNTPFPNKEWNSWEIGAKIEANKFVGVQSVVAFEDLLYVLDTRSPLFKAVVDAPRVFVFNINTKKLEHTYIFSEGSYHSNSYINDLRIDKKNNRIYFTDSGNSGLVILERTTGTFTRILDDHKSTAAALDYLTFANGKWTNTVNSDGIALDDKNDKLYYHALSGYNLYSIPTNALLLEDELEIEKAVNFETKTSAPDGMIFDKNGILYFADLEHNKIMYRKPDNSIQTLIKGDAIKWADTFSIYNNYLYFTNSRINEVTADISDMVFTVNKIALPNN comes from the coding sequence ATGAAAACTTTCAGCTATATCATACTTCTTTCTTTATTCCTTTTTTCATGCAAAGAGAACGTAGTTAAGAAAACAGAAACAGCTTCTGAAGCAATGCAAATAGCAACTCCTGAAATTAGCGAGGTTACTTCTTTTAAGGGGCAACAAGTAACAGGTATCTCTGTTACTCATGAGGGGCGCATTTTTGTAAATTTCCCTAGGTGGAGAACAGGAGTTACTAATTCTGTAGTAGAAGTACTAAGTGCTACTACAAATACGCCATTCCCTAACAAAGAATGGAACTCTTGGGAAATTGGCGCTAAAATAGAAGCTAATAAATTTGTTGGGGTACAATCTGTCGTTGCCTTTGAAGATTTATTATATGTCTTAGACACAAGAAGTCCTCTTTTCAAAGCAGTAGTAGATGCTCCAAGAGTTTTTGTTTTTAATATAAATACAAAAAAACTGGAGCATACCTATATTTTTAGTGAAGGAAGCTATCATTCAAATTCCTACATAAATGATTTACGAATTGATAAAAAGAATAACCGCATCTATTTTACAGACTCTGGGAATTCTGGGTTAGTTATTTTAGAACGTACTACGGGCACGTTCACAAGAATCCTAGATGATCATAAATCTACAGCTGCAGCATTAGATTATTTAACCTTTGCTAATGGAAAATGGACCAATACCGTAAATTCTGATGGAATTGCGTTAGATGATAAGAATGATAAATTGTATTACCACGCACTATCAGGATATAACTTGTATAGTATACCTACAAATGCCTTGCTTCTAGAAGATGAACTTGAAATTGAAAAAGCGGTGAATTTTGAAACGAAAACATCAGCTCCAGACGGAATGATTTTTGATAAAAATGGTATTCTTTATTTTGCAGATTTAGAACATAATAAAATTATGTACCGCAAACCAGATAATAGTATCCAAACCTTAATTAAAGGTGATGCTATAAAGTGGGCAGACACTTTTAGTATTTATAACAATTATTTATATTTTACCAATTCTAGAATCAATGAAGTCACAGCAGATATATCGGATATGGTTTTTACGGTGAATAAAATAGCACTTCCAAATAATTAA
- a CDS encoding EthD family reductase produces MIKVSVMYPNSKDVMFDTEYYKNSHLPMVVKAVGDALKGLELDLGIASRVPGELAPYVAIAHLKFDDIASFQTAFGPHAETFAADIKNYSNVKGELQISELISF; encoded by the coding sequence ATGATAAAAGTATCTGTAATGTATCCAAACAGCAAAGATGTTATGTTTGATACCGAATATTATAAAAATAGTCACTTACCAATGGTAGTTAAAGCCGTTGGTGATGCACTAAAAGGATTAGAATTAGACTTGGGAATTGCTAGTAGAGTTCCTGGAGAATTAGCTCCTTATGTTGCTATTGCACATTTAAAATTTGACGATATTGCATCTTTCCAAACTGCATTTGGCCCACACGCTGAAACTTTTGCTGCTGATATTAAAAATTATAGCAATGTAAAAGGAGAACTTCAGATTAGTGAGCTGATATCATTTTAA
- a CDS encoding DsbA family oxidoreductase, with product MKNKIIIDVVSDVVCPWCAIGYKRLEQAITEMGIQDQIALEWQPFQLNPNMPAEGQDVEEHITEKYGSTPEQQKESQERMTEFGAELGFKFDYFKGMRMANTFDAHVLLTYAKEQGKQTELKLRLLNAFFGEHKDVSDRAILKQELEAIGLNATEAFSVLDNKEMRTKVKSEEEYWKSLGVNSVPTVVFNRKSAVNGAQPVAVYKKILTDILAS from the coding sequence ATGAAGAATAAAATTATAATAGATGTTGTTTCTGATGTCGTTTGTCCTTGGTGCGCCATTGGCTACAAACGCTTAGAACAAGCTATCACAGAAATGGGTATTCAAGATCAAATAGCCTTAGAATGGCAACCATTTCAATTAAATCCTAATATGCCTGCAGAAGGTCAGGACGTAGAAGAACATATTACAGAAAAATATGGCTCTACTCCTGAACAACAGAAGGAATCTCAAGAACGAATGACAGAATTTGGAGCAGAACTTGGTTTCAAATTTGACTATTTTAAAGGGATGCGTATGGCTAATACTTTTGATGCTCATGTATTGTTAACATATGCTAAAGAACAAGGGAAGCAAACAGAACTTAAATTGCGTTTATTGAATGCATTCTTCGGAGAACACAAAGATGTGTCTGATAGAGCTATTCTAAAACAAGAATTAGAAGCCATTGGTTTAAATGCTACCGAAGCTTTTTCCGTATTAGACAATAAAGAAATGCGTACCAAAGTAAAGTCTGAAGAAGAGTATTGGAAAAGTTTAGGTGTGAACTCTGTTCCTACGGTTGTTTTTAATAGAAAAAGTGCCGTAAATGGTGCACAACCTGTAGCAGTATATAAAAAAATATTAACGGATATATTAGCATCATAA
- a CDS encoding TetR/AcrR family transcriptional regulator yields the protein MARKKQYNEEEVIKKAMGLFWRNGYEATSVRMLEKEMGINQFSIYASFKNKQGVFLESVKHYKIEINAIKEKLQKSNNGIIGIKQYFYDFLEFSKEGTLQKGCLVTNSVNEIKEDADPIVMIELKKFANEIRTLFVSNLKQDDQRVVILIEKQADFLMNTLLGLSIASKVFNLDQLENIIEVTFSNL from the coding sequence ATGGCACGTAAAAAACAATATAACGAGGAGGAAGTGATAAAGAAAGCTATGGGGCTTTTTTGGCGCAATGGCTATGAGGCTACCTCCGTACGTATGCTTGAAAAAGAAATGGGCATTAACCAATTCTCTATTTACGCTAGTTTTAAAAATAAACAAGGCGTTTTTTTAGAGAGTGTTAAGCATTACAAAATAGAAATTAATGCTATTAAAGAAAAGCTACAAAAATCTAACAATGGTATCATTGGTATAAAACAATATTTTTATGATTTTTTAGAATTTTCTAAAGAAGGTACCTTACAAAAAGGTTGCTTAGTTACCAATAGTGTAAATGAAATTAAAGAAGATGCTGATCCTATTGTGATGATTGAACTTAAAAAGTTTGCTAATGAAATACGAACTTTATTTGTAAGTAATTTAAAACAGGACGACCAAAGAGTAGTTATTTTAATAGAAAAGCAAGCAGATTTTTTAATGAACACTCTGTTAGGACTTTCAATAGCTTCTAAAGTATTTAATCTAGATCAATTAGAAAATATAATAGAAGTTACCTTTAGCAATTTATAA